From the genome of Ictalurus punctatus breed USDA103 chromosome 28, Coco_2.0, whole genome shotgun sequence, one region includes:
- the LOC108260463 gene encoding E3 ubiquitin-protein ligase lubel, whose product MSHSTTKPKCPGCHQDVVTDSERQCVVCKLCSKAKRRVFSFCWDCQREWPRSTSSNSSCTQPNCALRAALISDKRISDPNSSAKGCPYFRACPACNALLTHNGQGCPNITCPKCSIGFCFRCLRPGCFLTDLDLIPFIRERHRLIGLPQLQPCTIVDNSQSLMALR is encoded by the exons ATGAGCCATTCCACAACAAAGCCAAAG TGTCCAGGTTGCCATCAGGATGTTGTCACGGATTCAGAaaggcagtgtgttgtgtgcAAATTGTGTTCCAAAGCAAAACGTCGTGTTTTTAGTTTCTGCTGGGATTGTCAGAGAGAGTGGCCACGCAGCACATCATCAAACAGCTCCTGCACACAGCCAAACTGCGCTCTCCGGGCTGCTCTGATCTCCGATAAACGGATCAGTGATCCCAACAGTTCAGCAAAGGGATGCCCCTATTTCAGGGCCTGTCCTGCGTGCAATGCCCTGCTCACACACAACGGACAAGGCTGCCCCAACATTACATGCCCTAAGTGCTCCATAGGATTCTGCTTCCGTTGTCTTCGCCCAGGATGCTTTTTGACAGACTTGGATTTGATTCCTTTCATAAGGGAGAGGCACAGGTTGATTGGACTTCCACAGCTTCAACCATGTACTATAGTAGATAACAGTCAGAGTCTGATGGCACTTCGTTAG